The genome window CCTCGACTGAGGAACCAGCAAGTCCCTGTTGGAAGCACAAGACAGGGAGCCGCGCCGGTTCGGCGCGTCTCCGCATATCTCGCTTCCAACGGTAAATTGCTGGTTTTCAGTCGAAGCAACTTATGCGTAAACGCATCAATCTAATTTTTTAACTGTGATCCGGTTCTAATCTTTAAAAATTCGTGTGTCAAAAAGTTTTATTTTTAGAAAAACCGCCGACACATTTTTTTGGCAGAAAAATCATAAAAAAGAAATTTCGTGTTTTTCCGGCAAATCAAAAAAATGATGGAATTTCCATTGCCGGAAAAATCGCAGACGGTTTTTCTGCGGTATTTCCGAGAAAAAACGATTCTTCCGATTCAAAAAAGTAGCAATACCGGCTTCAAAAAATGCTTTTTTTAGAAAAATCAGACACTTTTTTCCGTCAAAAAACCGGAGCCAAAAAAATAAAAATCGAATTTTCTGAAAAACCGTCACGAAAAAAATATAAGGGCGCACGGAATTTCGTCGAATCATTTTTAAATTTATAGAAAGCCGCTACGGGGCTTGCGGTTAAGCTGGGGGTATAAAAATCTCAGAAAGGGACTTGACGAGTGAAAACTTTTATGAAAAGTTACATGAAAATCAAATAGGAGATTTCCATGAGTAGAGATATTTTAAGAGAAATGCGTAGGATGTCGGGCGAGCCGGACAGCCCTCAGGATATGGGCAAAGACCTTGTTGAGTTTTCCGAACAGGGCGTTGTTGCCAAGCGCGGGAAACTGGATGATTTGTTTCCATATATTCTGCTGGCATCAAAAACCATGAGCGCACGGGCAATCAGCCGGTGGTTTCAAGACCATAAAAATTATCAAATCAGTGCGGCGAGTGTTTCAACGGCACTGCGGGAAAAAGATACTTATTTAAAAGAAATTTTTGCCCGTGCGCGGTTCGGTGCGGCTCAGCTTGCCGAAGTAACTGATTATACTCCTGAAAAAATTCTATTGGACAGTGAAACCGTATTCGGAGCTGTTACCTCTGACTATACGCACGAATGGGGGAATAAAACTGCAGAAGAAAAAAAACAGGCAGATGATGTTATTTTCAAACTGCACCTGCTCGATGAATGGCGCGGACTGCCGGACGAGGTTAGAACGATTTGTATCGAAAAATTCATCAATAACAAAAAGAAAGGAGCAGATACAAAATGAAGATGCTGAGGATTAAAGACGTAGCCGGACGGCTATGCGTATCTACGAAGACGGTTTACCGTCTGATAAATCAAGGGGCGATGGTGCCGGTAAAAATCGGACGGGCGACCCGTATCGATGAAGCGGAACTCGATGAGTATGTAAATTCAAACCGCAGGGGGCTGAGATGAAAAAAATTATGAGGAAACGGGGGCGGATTTGGTACGGCAGAATCCGGTTAAATCCCACCGATAGGGAAATAGAAAAATCGTTAAAAACATCTGATAAGGAAATTGCGCAGAAAAAATTAAATGACTGGGCAAGACAAATAGAACGGGAGCATGAGGGCTTGGCTATTCCAGCTAAGATCAGACAAGCGGCTCAGCTCCCGCTAGGCTCGCACCTAGACTTCTATTTAGGCGAAAAAAGTCGGGAATGGACAAGTACTAAAAACTACGAATTAACCGAAGACCGTTTGAAGCTCTTAATGCGCGAATGCGGCTGGAAGACATTACGGGACTTTGACCGGCTCTCGTTTACGCAATGGCGCGGCAGACAGCGTAACCGTTCACCGAAAACCCTGAACAACTTTTTAACTGCTGTGCGCGGTTTTTCCAGTTGGCTTTATGCAAACGGACTGATTGAGGAAAATCCGTTCAAAGAAGTCCGTCCGTTAAAAATGAAAGGGCAGACCTTTGAGCGCAAGGCGTTGTCCGCTGATGAAATTTCCAGATTACTGGAGACGGTAAAAGATCCGATGCGCCGCGCGGTGTATATTACTGCATTATATACCGGCTTGCGCCGTGCGGAAATTGAGGCGGTAGAATATGGCGATCTGCATTTAGATGCAAAAGCCCCGTATATTCATGCGAGGGCATCTACCACCAAAAACGGCAAAGATGCAATGATCGCTCTGCATCCGGCGGTTGTAGATGCCATTTTAACCATTGGTAAAAACAACCCGTCACAGACCGACCGCATTTTTGATGTGCCGGCGATGAAAGTATTTCGGGCGGATTTGAAAAAAGCCGGAATTGCATACAAAGACGAGCGCGGGAAC of Kiritimatiellales bacterium contains these proteins:
- a CDS encoding helix-turn-helix domain-containing protein; the protein is MKMLRIKDVAGRLCVSTKTVYRLINQGAMVPVKIGRATRIDEAELDEYVNSNRRGLR
- a CDS encoding tyrosine-type recombinase/integrase, with amino-acid sequence MKKIMRKRGRIWYGRIRLNPTDREIEKSLKTSDKEIAQKKLNDWARQIEREHEGLAIPAKIRQAAQLPLGSHLDFYLGEKSREWTSTKNYELTEDRLKLLMRECGWKTLRDFDRLSFTQWRGRQRNRSPKTLNNFLTAVRGFSSWLYANGLIEENPFKEVRPLKMKGQTFERKALSADEISRLLETVKDPMRRAVYITALYTGLRRAEIEAVEYGDLHLDAKAPYIHARASTTKNGKDAMIALHPAVVDAILTIGKNNPSQTDRIFDVPAMKVFRADLKKAGIAYKDERGNKTDFHALRTTCCTQMLATGISPRIVQAHMRHSEIKLTTKNYTDVSQLPTTAAVNSLPDFAPHTVHPNATNAGIGSPAVSGKCEGETSISVNNGGLKVTPRPVAGHGGKWRRERDSNPRYHC